In one Juglans regia cultivar Chandler chromosome 11, Walnut 2.0, whole genome shotgun sequence genomic region, the following are encoded:
- the LOC108994116 gene encoding LRR receptor kinase SERK2-like — translation MWVNGGMGEGEGGGGGSQSRPPPPLAKIRYGAAEPLDFHWSLCCRNACRPYGPGASRGVTETARTELCGKHEPWRSLAENMNIGGSGTDCKVSFESDDVEARVDHHLLVNGQSKISLITEIKPNPTYISTISVVEIPVCHPLSESQPPDPASLVASSSREGDDKTMSGLHEESENLKEMELPSTSKETSRHSKISSKKPSLANLLPRLPRKLTCQELEAAICGPKRNFTNNDKNQNISLYDGYLPSCQSRVLIKVFMGKISGILEAEKTSAVSMQHKYILELIGYYESCEDCAVLVYPFVECWGNLDEYLTGSGETDQLKLTFEDKLNMAIKIAEGIRYLHEECPGGPVVHGDLQPINIFLTFNFRPLISGFGKAKWLHLKRGLQITPNRCRLKDFLDHETMSLVKSDVQAFGVLLLRLFCRRSAPEDDESLIQWAQPLVSERAFPELLDEDSKDYDSYGVYTVFCAAAKCTSSRPDSRPCMSEVISILKQERFCEIEMQLSLRSLTLAEFTGA, via the exons ATGTGGGTGAATGGAGGAATGggggaaggagagggaggaggaggaggaagccaAAGTCGGCCTCCTCCCCCTTTGGCAAAAATCAGATATGGTGCGGCGGAGCCCTTG GATTTCCATTGGTCCCTTTGCTGCCGTAATGCATGCCGTCCTTATGGTCCTGGTGCCAGTCGTGGCGTTACAGAAACAGCTAGAACG GAGCTATGTGGAAAACATGAACCTTGGAGGAGCTTAGCTGAAAACATGAATATTGGAGGGAGTGGAACAGATTGCAAGGTATCTTTCGAAAGTGATGATGTAGAAGCCCGTGTTGATCATCACTTGCTTGTTAACGGTCAATCGAAGATTTCACTTATCACAGAAATAAAACCAAATCCAACTTATATCTCAACAATATCCGTAGTGGAAATCCCTGTTTGTCATCCTTTGTCAGAGTCTCAACCTCCTGATCCAGCATCACTTGTTGCAAGTTCAAGCAGAGAAGGAGATGATAAAACGATGTCTGGGCTACATGAAGAAAGTGAAAATCTGAAAGAAATGGAGCTCCCTTCAACTTCAAAGGAGACATCTCGACATTCTAAAATATCCTCAAAAAAACCTTCTCTGGCCAATCTCTTGCCAAGATTACCAAGGAAGCTAACCTGCCAAGAACTCGAAGCGGCAATATGTGGGCCTAAAAGGAATTTCACAAACAATGACAAGAATCAGAACATTTCCTTATATGATGGATACCTGCCCTCTTGTCAGTCCAGAGTTTTGATAAAAGTATTCATGGGAAAAATTAGTGGCATCCTCGAAGCAGAAAAAACATCAGCTGTGTCTATGCAACATAAGTATATACTGGAGTTGATAGGATACTACGAGTCATGTGAAGATTGTGCTGTTCTGGTCTATCCGTTTGTAGAATGCTGGGGGAACCTGGATGAATATCTTACTG GCTCAGGGGAGACTGATCAGTTGAAACTGACATTTGAAGATAAGCTAAACATGGCTATAAAAATTGCTGAAGGTATTCGATACTTGCATGAAGAATGTCCCGGAGGCCCAGTAGTTCACGGTGACTTACAACCAATCAACATATTTCTGACATTTAACTTCCGGCCACTG ATATCTGGATTTGGAAAAGCAAAGTGGCTTCATCTAAAGCGAGGATTGCAGATAACCCCCAACAG GTGCCGCCTTAAGGATTTCTTGGACCATGAAACAATGTCTCTAGTAAAATCAGACGTCCAAGCTTTCGGAGTTCTACTCTTGAGGTTGTTTTGCCGAAGATCTGCACCAGAAGATGATGAAAGCTTGATTCAGTGG GCTCAACCATTGGTGTCGGAACGAGCATTCCCTGAGTTACTGGATGAAGACTCCAAGGATTATGACTCATATGGAGTTTATACAGTGTTTTGTGCGGCTGCAAAGTGCACAAGTAGTAGGCCAGATTCACGTCCATGCATGAGTGAG gtgaTCTCAATTCTTAAACAAGAAAGATTCTGCGAGATCGAAATGCAATTATCGCTGAGGAGTCTCACACTCGCAGAGTTCACTGGGGCCTAA
- the LOC108994134 gene encoding putative GTP diphosphokinase RSH1, chloroplastic isoform X2: MASASSMSVSLECVNACKSPNWHGSGRYDCNVLSCAWKAPRILTGFLASTAHPPQCSSPSYGRNGRRCRSNSRCEAFDERGWYSGESSDFDIFGRHFKPSLPHVACKRWQMCCSSAFSMGAFDEVSPERLWEDLKPTISYLPPKGLELVLKALKLAFEAHDGQRRRSGEPFIIHPVEVARILGQLELDWESIAAGLLHDTVEDTNVVTFERIEEEFGATVRRIVEGETKVSKLGKLNCKNKTDSVQDVKADDLRQMFLAMTEEVRVIIVKLADRLHNMRTLSYMPPHKQSSIAMETLQVFAPLAKLLGMYQIKSELENLSFMYTNAEDYAKVKRRVADFYKEHEKELVEANKILMKKIEDDQFLDLMTVKTEVRAVCKEPYSIYRAFLKSKGCINELNQIAQLRIIVKPKQCVGVGPLCSPEQICYHVLGLVHGIWTPIPRAVKDYIATPKPNGYQSLHTMVIPFLYESMFRLEVQIRTEEMDLIADRGIAAHYSGRLFATGLAGDTMPNGRSSRGNTVCLSNANIALRIGWLNAIREWQEEFVGNMSSREFVDTITRDLLGSRVFVFTPRGEIKNLPKGATVIDYAYMIHTEIGNKMVAAKVNGNLVSPMHVLANAEVVEIVTYNALSSKSAFQRHKQWLQHAKTRSARHKIIKFLREQATLSAAEITADTVTDFITDSEEEIEAEELPDPSKRRPNKWAKILMNVGEMLSPENGRIQVPKINGKHSKHVQHVSLKAEGEFLSQGNGVAKMIQANIPMYKEVLPSLESWQASKIASWHNLEGHSIQWFCVVCIDRRGIAICSCVAEIDGGRGMAVMLFHVEGNLECLVNASSSIDLILGVLGWSMGCSWPSSTETRQFLEC, from the exons ATGGCCTCTGCTTCCTCCATGTCAG TTTCGTTAGAATGCGTTAACGCGTGTAAATCACCAAATTGGCATGGGAGTGGAAGATATGATTGTAACGTTCTATCGTGCGCCTGGAAAGCGCCCAGGATCTTGACCGGGTTCCTTGCGAGCACAGCTCACCCACCTCAGTGTTCCTCGCCGTCTTACGGACGAAATGGAAGAAGATGCCGGAGTAATTCT AGATGCGAAGCCTTCGATGAAAGAGGTTGGTATTCTGGTGAAAGTTccgactttgatatttttggaagacacTTCAAACCAAGCTTGCCTCATGTTGCTTGTAAAAGATGGCAAATGTGCTGTTCTTCAGCCTTCTCTATGGGTGCATTCGATGAGGTTTCTCCTGAAAGGTTATGGGAG GATCTTAAGCCCACTATTTCATACCTTCCACCTAAAGGACTAGAGTTGGTCCTTAAAGCTCTTAAG CTGGCTTTTGAGGCCCATGATGGCCAAAGAAGACGAAGTGGAGAGCCCTTCATCATTCATCCAGTTGAAGTTGCCCGTATACTAGGCCAACTT GAATTGGATTGGGAGTCCATTGCTGCCGGATTACTGCATGACACTGTTGAGGATACAAATGTCGTTACTTTTGAAAGAATAGAGGAGGAGTTTGGTGCTACTGTGCGCCGTATTGTAGAAGGAGAGACTAAg GTATCTAAATTGGGAAAACTAAACTGTAAGAATAAAACTGATTCAGTACAAGATGTAAAAGCTGATGACCTGCGTCAGATGTTTCTTGCCATGACAGAGGAG GTTCGGGTTATCATTGTCAAACTAGCTGACAGATTACATAACATGCGAACTCTTTCTTACATGCCCCCACATAAGCAG tcTAGCATAGCAATGGAGACGTTGCAGGTGTTTGCTCCTCTAGCAAAGTTGCTGGGCATGTACCAAATTAAG TCGGAGCTTGAAAACCTATCCTTCATGTACACAAATGCTGAAGATTATGCTAAAGTTAAGAGAAGAGTTGCAGACTTCTATAAAGAACATGAGAAAGAACTTGTGGAG GCAAACAAAATTTTGATGAAGAAGATTGAGGATGATCAGTTCTTAGACCTTATGACTGTGAAAACTGAAGTTCGAGCTGTATGTAAAGAGCCGTACAG TATCTATAGGGCTTTCCTCAAATCTAAAGGCTGTATAAATGAGCTTAACCAAATTGCTCAG CTTCGTATTATTGTAAAACCAAAGCAATGTGTTGGAGTTGGGCCTTTATGCAGTCCAGAGCAG ATTTGCTACCATGTTCTTGGTCTGGTTCATGGAATCTGGACCCCTATTCCTCGAGCT GTCAAAGACTATATAGCAACCCCAAAGCCTAATGGCTATCAAAGTCTCCACACAATGGTGATTCCATTTCTGTATGAGAGCATGTTTAGGCTAGAAGTTCAG ATAAGAACTGAAGAGATGGACCTTATAGCTGACAGAGGCATTGCTGCTCATTATAGTGGGAGACTATTTGCAACTGGTTTAGCAGGAGATACGATGCCAAATGGTAGAAGTTCAAGAGGAAATACTGTCTGTCTCAGCAATGCAAACATTGCACTCCGG ATTGGTTGGCTCAATGCAATCAGAGAATGGCAAGAGGAGTTTGTTGGCAACATGAGCTCTAGGGAATTTGTAGACACTATCACTAGAGATCTATTGGGTAGCCGCGTCTTTGTGTTTACACCAAGGGGAGAG ATAAAGAACCTCCCTAAGGGGGCAACCGTTATTGACTATGCTTATATGATACACACTGAAATTGGTAACAAGATGGTTGCTGCAAAG GTTAACGGGAATCTCGTTTCTCCTATGCATGTTCTTGCAAATGCAGAAGTTGTGGAGATAGTCACCTACAAT GCTCTCTCAAGCAAATCAGCTTTCCAGAGGCATAAGCAATGGTTGCAGCATGCTAAAACACGAAGTGCCAGACACAAAATCATCAAA TTTCTAAGAGAGCAAGCCACACTATCTGCTGCTGAAATAACAGCAGATACAGTAACGGATTTCATTACTGATTCTGAAGAGGAGATTGAAGCAGAAGAGCTTCCAGATCCTTCCAAGAGAAGACCTAATAAATGGGCGAAGATCCTTATGAATGTTGGGGAAATGTTGTCCCCAGAAAATGGACGTATTCAGGTCCCCAAGATCAATGGAAAGCATAGTAAGCACGTGCAACATGTAAGTTTGAAGGCTGAAGGGGAATTCTTATCACAAGGAAATGGTGTTGCCAAAATGATACAAGCTAACATTCCAATGTACAAAGAAGTCTTGCCCAGTTTGGAAAGTTGGCAAGCCAGCAAGATTGCATCTTGGCACAATCTTGAAGGGCACTCCATCCAATGGTTTTGTGTGGTGTGCATAGATCGAAGAG GAATTGCTATATGTTCTTGCGTC GCTGAGATTGATGGAGGGAGGGGAATGGCTGTCATGTTATTTCATGTTGAAGGAAACTTGGAATGTTTG GTTAATGCTAGCTCAAGTATAGATCTAATCCTTGGTGTTTTGGGATGGTCTATGGGTTGCAGTTGGCCAAGCTCAACAGAGACCCGCCAATTCCTTGAATGTTGA
- the LOC108994134 gene encoding putative GTP diphosphokinase RSH1, chloroplastic isoform X1, with protein MASASSMSVSLECVNACKSPNWHGSGRYDCNVLSCAWKAPRILTGFLASTAHPPQCSSPSYGRNGRRCRSNSRCEAFDERGWYSGESSDFDIFGRHFKPSLPHVACKRWQMCCSSAFSMGAFDEVSPERLWEDLKPTISYLPPKGLELVLKALKLAFEAHDGQRRRSGEPFIIHPVEVARILGQLELDWESIAAGLLHDTVEDTNVVTFERIEEEFGATVRRIVEGETKVSKLGKLNCKNKTDSVQDVKADDLRQMFLAMTEEVRVIIVKLADRLHNMRTLSYMPPHKQSSIAMETLQVFAPLAKLLGMYQIKSELENLSFMYTNAEDYAKVKRRVADFYKEHEKELVEANKILMKKIEDDQFLDLMTVKTEVRAVCKEPYSIYRAFLKSKGCINELNQIAQLRIIVKPKQCVGVGPLCSPEQICYHVLGLVHGIWTPIPRAVKDYIATPKPNGYQSLHTMVIPFLYESMFRLEVQIRTEEMDLIADRGIAAHYSGRLFATGLAGDTMPNGRSSRGNTVCLSNANIALRIGWLNAIREWQEEFVGNMSSREFVDTITRDLLGSRVFVFTPRGEIKNLPKGATVIDYAYMIHTEIGNKMVAAKVNGNLVSPMHVLANAEVVEIVTYNALSSKSAFQRHKQWLQHAKTRSARHKIIKFLREQATLSAAEITADTVTDFITDSEEEIEAEELPDPSKRRPNKWAKILMNVGEMLSPENGRIQVPKINGKHSKHVQHVSLKAEGEFLSQGNGVAKMIQANIPMYKEVLPSLESWQASKIASWHNLEGHSIQWFCVVCIDRRGMMANVTTALAAAGIAICSCVAEIDGGRGMAVMLFHVEGNLECLVNASSSIDLILGVLGWSMGCSWPSSTETRQFLEC; from the exons ATGGCCTCTGCTTCCTCCATGTCAG TTTCGTTAGAATGCGTTAACGCGTGTAAATCACCAAATTGGCATGGGAGTGGAAGATATGATTGTAACGTTCTATCGTGCGCCTGGAAAGCGCCCAGGATCTTGACCGGGTTCCTTGCGAGCACAGCTCACCCACCTCAGTGTTCCTCGCCGTCTTACGGACGAAATGGAAGAAGATGCCGGAGTAATTCT AGATGCGAAGCCTTCGATGAAAGAGGTTGGTATTCTGGTGAAAGTTccgactttgatatttttggaagacacTTCAAACCAAGCTTGCCTCATGTTGCTTGTAAAAGATGGCAAATGTGCTGTTCTTCAGCCTTCTCTATGGGTGCATTCGATGAGGTTTCTCCTGAAAGGTTATGGGAG GATCTTAAGCCCACTATTTCATACCTTCCACCTAAAGGACTAGAGTTGGTCCTTAAAGCTCTTAAG CTGGCTTTTGAGGCCCATGATGGCCAAAGAAGACGAAGTGGAGAGCCCTTCATCATTCATCCAGTTGAAGTTGCCCGTATACTAGGCCAACTT GAATTGGATTGGGAGTCCATTGCTGCCGGATTACTGCATGACACTGTTGAGGATACAAATGTCGTTACTTTTGAAAGAATAGAGGAGGAGTTTGGTGCTACTGTGCGCCGTATTGTAGAAGGAGAGACTAAg GTATCTAAATTGGGAAAACTAAACTGTAAGAATAAAACTGATTCAGTACAAGATGTAAAAGCTGATGACCTGCGTCAGATGTTTCTTGCCATGACAGAGGAG GTTCGGGTTATCATTGTCAAACTAGCTGACAGATTACATAACATGCGAACTCTTTCTTACATGCCCCCACATAAGCAG tcTAGCATAGCAATGGAGACGTTGCAGGTGTTTGCTCCTCTAGCAAAGTTGCTGGGCATGTACCAAATTAAG TCGGAGCTTGAAAACCTATCCTTCATGTACACAAATGCTGAAGATTATGCTAAAGTTAAGAGAAGAGTTGCAGACTTCTATAAAGAACATGAGAAAGAACTTGTGGAG GCAAACAAAATTTTGATGAAGAAGATTGAGGATGATCAGTTCTTAGACCTTATGACTGTGAAAACTGAAGTTCGAGCTGTATGTAAAGAGCCGTACAG TATCTATAGGGCTTTCCTCAAATCTAAAGGCTGTATAAATGAGCTTAACCAAATTGCTCAG CTTCGTATTATTGTAAAACCAAAGCAATGTGTTGGAGTTGGGCCTTTATGCAGTCCAGAGCAG ATTTGCTACCATGTTCTTGGTCTGGTTCATGGAATCTGGACCCCTATTCCTCGAGCT GTCAAAGACTATATAGCAACCCCAAAGCCTAATGGCTATCAAAGTCTCCACACAATGGTGATTCCATTTCTGTATGAGAGCATGTTTAGGCTAGAAGTTCAG ATAAGAACTGAAGAGATGGACCTTATAGCTGACAGAGGCATTGCTGCTCATTATAGTGGGAGACTATTTGCAACTGGTTTAGCAGGAGATACGATGCCAAATGGTAGAAGTTCAAGAGGAAATACTGTCTGTCTCAGCAATGCAAACATTGCACTCCGG ATTGGTTGGCTCAATGCAATCAGAGAATGGCAAGAGGAGTTTGTTGGCAACATGAGCTCTAGGGAATTTGTAGACACTATCACTAGAGATCTATTGGGTAGCCGCGTCTTTGTGTTTACACCAAGGGGAGAG ATAAAGAACCTCCCTAAGGGGGCAACCGTTATTGACTATGCTTATATGATACACACTGAAATTGGTAACAAGATGGTTGCTGCAAAG GTTAACGGGAATCTCGTTTCTCCTATGCATGTTCTTGCAAATGCAGAAGTTGTGGAGATAGTCACCTACAAT GCTCTCTCAAGCAAATCAGCTTTCCAGAGGCATAAGCAATGGTTGCAGCATGCTAAAACACGAAGTGCCAGACACAAAATCATCAAA TTTCTAAGAGAGCAAGCCACACTATCTGCTGCTGAAATAACAGCAGATACAGTAACGGATTTCATTACTGATTCTGAAGAGGAGATTGAAGCAGAAGAGCTTCCAGATCCTTCCAAGAGAAGACCTAATAAATGGGCGAAGATCCTTATGAATGTTGGGGAAATGTTGTCCCCAGAAAATGGACGTATTCAGGTCCCCAAGATCAATGGAAAGCATAGTAAGCACGTGCAACATGTAAGTTTGAAGGCTGAAGGGGAATTCTTATCACAAGGAAATGGTGTTGCCAAAATGATACAAGCTAACATTCCAATGTACAAAGAAGTCTTGCCCAGTTTGGAAAGTTGGCAAGCCAGCAAGATTGCATCTTGGCACAATCTTGAAGGGCACTCCATCCAATGGTTTTGTGTGGTGTGCATAGATCGAAGAG GCATGATGGCTAATGTCACAACTGCATTGGCTGCTGCAGGAATTGCTATATGTTCTTGCGTC GCTGAGATTGATGGAGGGAGGGGAATGGCTGTCATGTTATTTCATGTTGAAGGAAACTTGGAATGTTTG GTTAATGCTAGCTCAAGTATAGATCTAATCCTTGGTGTTTTGGGATGGTCTATGGGTTGCAGTTGGCCAAGCTCAACAGAGACCCGCCAATTCCTTGAATGTTGA
- the LOC108994135 gene encoding uncharacterized protein LOC108994135 has protein sequence MEEQKSRSKQDMKRTRIKLGGGDGIGGVVVFGGALAIAGLIAVFAFKNRRMKEADINPRNPNDVSKESKNKKREDEGSEGLRFISQTSYYGSCLTSHGTPQTSVTQIDPCETLVSAKCLIMEEKPRNEISEENEDSLSGHQEIVIYDYSTLESIDSCDDCGVVGKCSLLVSESPILIEETMVKNDSDMEENNSISIKTIEDEKADEASLIVHAKDKAEHEKSTTQSDEYLLVYKEDEAEHEKSAAQSDEEEEERDYEEGGIVEDGEESSEGTTGDSSMESNTEAIWPAELILDSSQELEQADFIFQNAVEKTEEEEDETAKLVKRNYFNSTENGYALKYEAAEEPTMIWKETHEPVKVNNQPARSSKLGIWVFSIMLLLLLLLLLAFNDQEAVPTPTMS, from the exons ATGGAGGAGCAAAAGAGCAGGAGCAAGCAAGATATGAAGAGGACCCGGATAAAACTTGGCGGTGGAGATGGCATTGGAGGGGTGGTGGTGTTTGGAGGAGCCTTGGCTATTGCAGGTTTGATTGCAGTTTTCGCATTCAAAAATAGAAGAATGAAGGAAGCCGATATTAACCCAAGAAATCCCAACGATGTATCCAAAGaatcaaagaacaaaaaaagagaagatgaagGAAGTGAAGGGCTGCGCTTCATTTCTCAAACCTCGTATTATGGTTCATG TTTGACAAGCCATGGAACGCCACAGACGAGCGTTACCCAGATTGATCCCTGCGAGACTTTGGTGTCTGCCAAATGTTTAATCATG GAAGAGAAACCTAGGAATGAAATCAGCGAAGAAAACGAGGACTCCTTGAGCGGTCATCAAGAGATCgttatttatgattattcaaCACTAGAAAGCATTGATTCCTGCGATGATTGTGGTGTCGTGGGAAAATGTTCGTTGCTAGTGTCGGAGAGTCCTATTTTGATTGAAGAAACAATGGTGAAGAATGATTCCGACATGGAGGAGAACAACTCGATATCAATCAAAAccattgaagatgaaaaggccGATGAAGCTTCTTTGATTGTCCATGCAAAAGATAAGGCTGAACACGAAAAATCAACAACTCAATCAGATGAATATCTGCTTGTTTATAAAGAAGACGAGGCAGAACACGAAAAATCAGCAGCTCAAtcagatgaagaagaagaagagagagactATGAGGAAGGAGGCATTGTGGAGGACGGCGAGGAAAGCTCGGAAGGTACAACAGGGGACTCTTCCATGGAATCGAATACCGAAGCAATTTGGCCGGCAGAGTTGATATTGGATTCATCACAAGAATTGGAGCAAGCAgacttcatttttcaaaacgCTGTTGAGAAAacggaggaagaagaagatgaaacagCTAAACTGGTCAAGCGTAATTACTTTAACAGCACAGAGAATGGCTATGCCTTGAAGTATGAAGCTGCTGAAGAACCCACTATGATTTGGAAGGAAACGCACGAGCCAGTGAAGGTAAATAATCAACCAGCACGCTCATCGAAGTTAGGGATTTGGGTTTTCTCAAtaatgctgctgctgctgctgctgctgttacTTGCTTTCAACGATCAGGAGGCTGTCCCAACACCTACCATGTCATAA
- the LOC108994115 gene encoding uncharacterized protein LOC108994115, whose protein sequence is MALAPFFMSSTSILLLSPLVIASATDFGYAPKPDYGQPKPQDYKPLPTEQPDYGTPKPQGNYDKPSLPTKPEDYDDQQPKPDQGNNKLPSLPTKPDYEKQDSKEKDELLAKVIGIQGLVLCRLGTKYVPLKASLLLVMISSLVLVINASASGEGYSPKYDVEKTNIGKDGLLSTIIAIQGLVYCKSGSNNLIPLEGAVTRITCLAVDERGFETAPFTFLSNACNPKGYFFATLSPAEVQDGRKLKECRAFLELSPSDTCNFPTDVNKGIAGALLGSFRLLEDKKMKLYTVGPFFFTPEPNSDSDGF, encoded by the exons ATGGCTCTCGCTCCTTTTTTCATGTCTTCAACCTCTATCCTTCTTTTGTCACCGCTAGTTATTGCCTCCGCTACCGATTTTGGATATGCTCCAAAACCGGACTACGGTCAACCAAAACCGCAAGATTATAAACCTCTCCCCACAGAACAACCAGACTATGGGACACCAAAACCCCAAGGAAATTACGATAAGCCTAGTCTTCCCACAAAACCAGAAGACTATGATGATCAGCAGCCAAAACCTGATCAGGGAAATAATAAGCTGCCTAGTCTTCCCACAAAGCCTGATTATGAGAAGCAAGATTCAAAAGAAAAGGATGAGCTCCTTGCGAAAGTCATCGGTATTCAAGGGCTTGTTTTATGTAGATTAGGCACCAAGTACGTTCCACTTAAAG CCTCTCTGCTTCTGGTGATGATCTCCTCCCTGGTACTGGTGATTAATGCATCTGCAAGCGGTGAAGGGTACAGCCCAAAATACGACGTTGAGAAAACAAATATAGGAAAAGATGGCCTGCTTTCCACCATTATAGCCATCCAAGGGCTTGTTTACTGCAAATCCGGCTCTAATAATCTCATCCCACTTGAAG GAGCTGTGACAAGGATAACATGTCTAGCTGTGGATGAGCGAGGGTTCGAGACTGCGCCTTTTACCTTCTTAAGTAATGCTTGTAATCCAAAGGGTTACTTCTTTGCAACATTGTCTCCTGCAGAGGTCCAAGATGGTAGGAAGCTTAAGGAGTGCAGGGCTTTCCTTGAGCTCTCTCCTTCGGATACTTGTAACTTCCCCACAGACGTAAACAAAGGGATCGCTGGTGCTCTTCTTGGATCTTTTCGTCTGCTTGAAGACAAGAAGATGAAACTGTACACTGTTGGGCCTTTCTTTTTCACTCCAGAGCCAAATTCTGATTCAGATGGTTTCTAA
- the LOC108994133 gene encoding proline-rich protein 3-like produces MIPKPFLSSTLILLLSLLVIASASDYGYAPKPDYGKPKPEYKPLPTEQPDYKKPNSEGNDKPIPTKPNYEKPESEGNDKPLPTKPEYEKPEPEGQDQPLPTKPDHYEKPNLEGILNGLLPSGLIGIQGLVLCKSGSNYIPLKGAMVRITCLAVDENGYETAPFSIFSDECDAKGYFLTKISPAFLKDNWKIKECKAFQYHSPLETCKVPIDVNHGMSGAPLSSYRVLEDKNMNLYSVGPFFYTTDPQTSLPNGY; encoded by the exons ATGATTCCCAAACCTTTCTTATCTTCAACCTTGATCCTTCTTTTGTCACTGCTAGTTATTGCCTCCGCTTCCGATTATGGATATGCTCCAAAACCAGACTACGGGAAACCAAAACCCGAATATAAACCTCTTCCCACAGAGCAACCAGACTATAAGAAACCAAACTCCGAGGGAAATGATAAGCCTATTcccacaaaaccaaactatgAGAAACCAGAATCCGAGGGAAACGATAAGCCACTTCCCACAAAACCCGAATATGAGAAACCAGAACCGGAAGGACAAGATCAACCTCTACCCACAAAGCCAGATCATTATGAGAAACCGAACCTAGAAGGAATATTAAATGGCCTACTCCCGTCAGGACTCATCGGTATTCAAGGGCTTGTCCTATGCAAATCAGGCTCCAATTACATTCCACTTAAAG GAGCCATGGTAAGGATAACATGCCTAGCTGTTGATGAGAATGGGTACGAGACAGCTCCTTTCTCCATATTCAGTGATGAATGCGATGCAAAGGGCTACtttcttacaaaaatatctcCTGCGTTTCTGAAAGATAATTGGAAGATTAAGGAATGCAAGGCATTCCAGTACCATTCTCCACTGGAAACTTGCAAAGTTCCGATTGATGTAAACCACGGCATGAGTGGTGCTCCTCTTTCGTCTTACCGCGTTCTCGAAGACAAGAACATGAATTTATACTCTGTGGGGCCCTTCTTCTACACCACCGACCCTCAGACATCACTCCCTAATGGTTATTAG